TACTTTCTAGTATTGGAATTGTGAGTTACCAtcttttaagtaggatttgaaactttgcataatggtggaaaaacgatacagtaaaggtttgtggtaacaccatgtaatgataatctctacagttaataataataataatagtagttatttgtaatgcgccaaatcaatctttacagatgttcaaggcgcagcagagacaatgtaaacacaacaatacatgtacatatccagtgaatgctaatcaaacaataataacaccatttgCAACAACAATGGAAAGAAATCAGAACCGGGAGGGTAACCACGACCAGACCTGCAGCATTTAGCCAAAGAAGGTCCCGTTGAAACCAACAATTCTAGTCAGAACCACCCAatccaactcatttagagattatcattacatggtgttactgcgaACCTTTACTATATCTTTTATGATATTGAATCTTATTGTAGAGTCTATATAAAAGATGTACTAATCATTTTGTATCAGAATGTTTCATCATGTTATCTTTTAGTTGAAATTGTAACACTGTTTCATTAATGATGTTCTTTGTAGATGTCCTGAGGGTGAGCTATTTGACTACCTGACAAAGGTGGTCACACTTTCCGAGAAGAAAACAAGGTGAGatcatccattttgttttcaaaaagaatAGTGACAACTTGTTGCAGAAAAGAGTAGAAGTtaagaaattaaaatgttttttaaataaagaagaTTTCCCTCCTAGTAAGGGAGTGTTCAGGTTAAAAGGTCTATTAAAGgtctattaaagcctacaccatgtgtctGCATATAGGTCATCAGCCCTTGTGctcaataaaaatgtaaaattccAAAGGAccaaataattgtaataataataataataataaccagtttttatatagcacttttcacacccgaagggcgtcccaaagTGCCTCACATTATTACCCGTGGTctctgggccttaaatcattccttaaaccatctcagctccctggggacagcctgtgcaacattagtatgtgctactcggctaaatcaatcacatgaACCATTTACCCCTGTGTGATGAGAAGCAATGAtttagttaagtgtcttgctcagggacacaagtgtcacgaccgggattcgaacccacactctgctgaacagaagcaccagagcttgagttcagtgctcttatccgcttgacCACGACACCCCATGCCTCTGTGATGAGTCCTTTGTTTAGGTGACTCTTAACtttccatttttatttgttcGTACTAAGGTATATTATGAGACAGATTCTTGATGCTGTGCAGTACATCCACAGCCATGGTATTGTCCATAGAGATATGAAGGTATAGTGAACAGCTGCATTACTTTTGACCCCTTGCAGCACACTTACACTCGGAAAAGCAGAAAAGCTAGGTTTACTTCGATATTTACTTTGAGGTTGACAAACTAGACTTGAGAACTAGTTTGTCATTTTCCAATACTTCTGGGAGATAATAACGTCTGTTCACCCTGCAACCATAGATTAAGGGCAGAGactcctttctctatgctccaacctagttattttttgtttgtaaaccatatTTTGGGAAAGTTTGTCTGCTGTTTGTGCTTTAAATTGATAATCTGGATTTCAAAACAGTCCTTTTGTAAGAACTTATTAAAAGTTTCTTTATGTGAATtagaaaacattgttttacttttgtttttttatacagcCGGAAAATATATTACTGAAAGACAACCTGACCGTCAAGATTTCTGACTTTGGCATGGCTGCTGATATCAAAGAAGGGCAACTGCTTACAGGTAAGGGAATGGGACCTGACTAAATGCCAGTGATGTGGATTTTGGCCTGTGTCTGATTTAGCACCTGTGGCTATGGCTAAGGCTGTTGCTAAAGGGTGTTGCTATCGGCATCCtttatagacaatgtgacctgtgacatcacatgtttacaaaagaccctggacttcctgcaggcaagatttgtacacagctcaacagaagaaaacataaaatcttatattttatggagattgcactgtctaattcttatcaacttttgatataatgaaagggggcacgcttcaaaacttgtccagcttttactttcataattggttttatgtggaaattatgacacaaaatgtcaactttctcaTAGGGCCAGTGTAGTTTCTTGCCTGCGAGAATACTCaaggaatgtacaaggtcacacttattgtaaacaaagttcacatggtctatatgaactgcctctagctaccagacaatcttggtggtctagttggtaagactgCTCTAGAAGTGCAAAGGTGACGGGTTTGAAGCCCACTTGAATCCTCatagaactctggaaagtaccgagtatacagtgctaacacacttcggtgtcacatacatgtatgtaaggaTGAAACCAAATATCATTTATAAAATAGTTTGTTTGATGATTTCTACCACAGAGTTGTGTGGGACGCCTGGTTACATGTCTCCAGAAATGCTGAAGTGCAGTATGAGTTTAGATGATGTCAAAGGTTACGGCAAGGAGATTGACCTCTGGGCGTGCGGGGTCATCATGTTCACGCTGTAAGCTCTCAAAACACAAGAATGTAGTGCGTATCagattcttttttaaatattaaaccaCATGGAACAGCGACTGGttaaaatttttaaatgatttgttgTTGAACAAAAGACAAATCTACTAGAGTGTGATTTGAACCCCTctgactgccccccccccccccgaacaaagattaaaatcctgctcttgtcaatttgtctttgttcaacccccagtcaaattatttttcaacgggaaaacccaaacTGTTCTACACTGCCTTGAATTGTCCCTGTGCATGACAATGTTTCCACTGACcattcattttttaaatgaCCACCTCATTCATTATTTTAGACAATAAACTAATCCTTTTTAAATACaagtatttatattttttagtgCTTGTTAAATCTGTTTTGTAACTCAACCAGCTACACTAAAAATCTGTTTAATCAaccagaaataaataataagaacaaATATTGAATCAAGAAAATCATTTCTTTTATTGCTTGTTAAAAATGTGTAACTCAGCCTTTGAATCACAGATTTCGTTTGAGAAACCATAAATATATTATTCCAACAATATTTGCTACCCACCAGGCTCGTTGGTTGTCCTCCATTCTGGCATCGGAGGCAGGTCATCATGTTACGCACCATCATGGAGGGCAGGTTCTCCTTCGGCAGCCCCGAATGGGACGACAACACAGAAACTGCTAAAGATACGGTAAGATTACAATTCTGATGATAGCGCCCTggttatttaataataacaataaccagttttatatagtgcttttcacacccaagggcttctcaaagcgcttccaacataattacccctggtcaccggGCCTTAGTTCATTcctaaaaccatctcagctccctggggagtatgcctgtgcaacattaatatgcgctactcggccaaatcaatcacaagaaccatctctgccctcacaggtacccatgtacccctgggtggagagaagcaattacagtaaagtgtcttgctcagggacacaagtgtcacgaccgggattcaaacccacactttgctgaacagaaagcaccagagctcgagtttgGTATTTGACCTACTCGTAGACATTTTTGCCAGGCTATATAATTATAGTGACACCGAAAATCTGTTTTCCTGGAAGCATAGAGGAAGTGACCTGATACTTTGAATGTTTACACTTCAAGCCCAGCTAGGGCCTATAAAGCAGAATCAAGCGCCCTGGCACCCTGTGATTCGTCAATCACATGATCCTGAAGGCTGCAAGTGCAGCATTTTTTAGTAAGCAGAGCTAAATAACTACtgaagcaaaaaatattgctgaaccATTTTTCTGCTAAATTTTATTTGTGGCatggctggtgaccttattctAGTGTAATATGTTTAGCTgctgtttgtgcttaagcagctcttttaaattgggctctggtctcATGCATCAAGCCAAGATAATCATTCGTAAAACCAGCTTTCTGATACCCATAACGCCAGTCACCCTGAAACCACCGCTACATGGTGTAACAACTCTTCCTCTCTTTATTGATCTCAGATCAGAAAGCTGTTAGTGGTTGAACCATCCCTGAGGTTGACCCCTGCTGAGGCGCTTCAGAGCCCTTTCTTCCAGACGTCGGACTCCCCTGCCAAAGCTGCTTTCTCCCCCCGGAAGAGGTTCAGGGTAGGTTtcgtgttttattttattttttgcaaactttTATGTCTTTTGTTTGTTCTCTCTTTCCCTTACATGGATTTCCAAATGCAATTTGCCTTCCCTGTGGCCAACATTATAATTATTACGATTATTATTAAGAGTTAAAATTGCATTTCAAATTGTGGGACAAACTGTGTTGTCATGTGCATCTCAAAACTGGTTCTGGGGTGGATTTtgcaaagagttaggactagtcttatctcgagttaggaccagcactggtaaggacgagttactcgtcctaactaaggactagccttaagttttttatatctcgtaggactagtcctaactctttgtgaattgaCCCCAGCTGTCATTTTATTGACgattcattttatttgtttaaagatcTTTATACAGGATACAAAAATCAGCCATAATTATGATGCAAATCTTTAACTGGTTGTTTCTTGCCTGCTACAAAATGCACTGAAATGTACAgggtctctttttttttttttttttaacaagatgtatcttgcctgccaggaaatgccCTGGAATGTACAAG
Above is a genomic segment from Asterias rubens chromosome 5, eAstRub1.3, whole genome shotgun sequence containing:
- the LOC117290889 gene encoding phosphorylase b kinase gamma catalytic chain, skeletal muscle/heart isoform-like; the protein is MTIGTDETDADLLLSKQYGDVFSSTYVTKQMLGKGVSSTVRMCIHRETSRSFAVKIIDMTTQKHSDQTTAIMNEYSNEVAILSQLSRPNKHRNIIDLHDFMETPTYYFLVLELCPEGELFDYLTKVVTLSEKKTRYIMRQILDAVQYIHSHGIVHRDMKPENILLKDNLTVKISDFGMAADIKEGQLLTELCGTPGYMSPEMLKCSMSLDDVKGYGKEIDLWACGVIMFTLLVGCPPFWHRRQVIMLRTIMEGRFSFGSPEWDDNTETAKDTIRKLLVVEPSLRLTPAEALQSPFFQTSDSPAKAAFSPRKRFRSAAIAIIAICALRRYTSQSSVPLIRIKQNPYSVRTIRKTIDGCAFGIYGHWVKKGEGQNRAALFENVPKTDALNAASSKSPHGSMLSLLDNRVMFEVPS